The Candidatus Omnitrophota bacterium genome contains the following window.
GGCAATGGACTAACAATGCCAGGGAATCCAATATCCCGGCTATATCATCCCGGAACCCCAGGAAATAAACCGACGACGAGATCTTTAATCTATCCGCCAACCTGATCAATTCGCCTTTATATACGCCGCTGTCATGCTCTTCCCCTACGATCAAAAATTTAACCTGAGGCGATTCCCTGAACACTTTAGACGCCGCTTCCAAAAAATATTTTTGGCCTTTTTTCGGGCTTAATTCTCCGACTATACCGACTAAAGGATCATTTTCACCGAAGCCGAATTCGGCAACTGACTTGTTTTTCCTTTCGCCGGGCTTGAACTCTTCCAGATTTATCCCGTTATATATGACCGTGACCTTATCTGAGCTCCCCCGCCAATTCGCGAATTTTTTGCCGACAGCCCTTGAATTCACGATTATCTTATGAGCGAAAGCATACGCCGCCTTTTCGGCGACTCCCCCTGATTCCGGCACCCTTACATGCCAGACGAGAGGGATCTTGAAATACTTCGCCACCGCGCCGCAATAGATCGCCGCTCTCAGGCCGTTTACGTGGATTAAGTCGATCTTGCGATTTTTGACAAGCCCCGCCAATTTATTAAAAGTTGAAACCCAGGAGATGAAATTTACCGTCTTGAATGTGCCCATCGGCACGATCTCAACGGCGATCGAATGACTCCGGATCAAATCGACAAACTTGCCTTCCTCCGGGCAAACTATTACCGGATTGAAGCGTTCGGGATCCAAAGACTTCGCCAGATCCATCAGGCTTCTCTGCCCGCCGCCTATCCAGTCGCCGAATATGTCTACATATAACACATTGAAGATTTTCATCTCTTCCTTAAGCAAAAGATGATATTTTCCGACCAATTTTTTCCAAAAGGCAGGAGATCCAAGACCATGTCAAAAAACAGGACAAATAAAAATAAAGCCCTGTGGGGATCGATTTGATGCCCCCCGAAAAGCAGGCTTCCCCTGCATATCTTCTCGATCTTAAACCCTTCGCCCCTAAAGACCCCTACCCAATCATTCAAGCCGGACACCGAAATATGCCCGGCGTCCGAAGTATCCACGATTTCGGCTTTTGGGGATTTCAAAAACCATAAGGATCTCCTGACTTTCATCATCGGATTGGATTCGTTCGGCGTGCTGATTACGGCCACCCCGTTATTTTTAAGGACCCTTTTTATCTCCTTGATCGCGTCCAACGGCCGGGTTAAATGCTCTATCACCTCGGAACAGATCACTAAGTCGCATGAGGAATCCTTTAGTTCCAGTTTAGTTACATCCCCGACGCTGAATCTTACATTACCGTCTCCCCTGAAATCCTTCCGCGCCTCACAAAACTCTATCTTTTCGGCATTTTTATCGACCCCGCTGAATGTTAAACCGTATTCGGCGCCGTATTTGGAGTCCAGGCAAAAGATGTCGTCGCCCATGCCGCATCCCAGGTCCAGGATATCTTTTATATTCCGGCTTTTCAATTCCCGGCGCACAATATCGCAGATCACCCTGTTCTTCTTCCACCAAAAATAGAGCCGCGAATAACTTAAGAAATCGGGGCTCTCTTTAGCCAATATCTCTTGCTTGCGCGAATTATCCGGCATAGTCTTTTTTCTCGATGAATATCTTATGCCATATCTCAAAATTCGAAAGCGCCCATAAGTGGCCGGCATAATTTACCCTGCCATTCCGGTGGTCCGTCAGCATCTGCTTAATAAAACCCGTATTAAAATATTCTCCGGCCGCCGACTCTTTGCTTAACAGCGTCCGCTCGATAAAGCCGCTCAGGTCCTTGCCTATCCATTTCTTTAACGGGACCGAAAAACCCTGTTTTTTCCGGTTCAATATCTCCTCCGGCAACAATCCCTCCATGGCCTTCTTAAAGATATATTTTCCTTCTCCCCGTTTCAGCTTCAATCCGGCGGGGATCGTTGCGGTAAACTCCAAAAATTTATGGTCTAAAAAAGGCGAGCGAACTTCCAGCGAATTAGCCATCGAGGCGATATCCATCTTTACCAACAGATCTCCCGGGAGGTAATTTTTGATATCCACGTAGAGGTTCTTGTCCAATACGCCCAGGTCCCCGGCGCCCTTGAGACATTCGAGCAATAGATCATACTCGCGTTCTTTCCTCGATCCTTTTTTTAGCCTTTCATTATAAAGTTGCGATTTCAATTCCTCGTTAAAATATGATACCCACTCGCCATATCGTTGAACGGGACCCAACCTGCCGTACTTCATCGCTTTTTCAAGGCGCCTTAACAGGACGGACCCGCTCCTCGCAAAACCCATCGTTTTAAATAAGGAGTCGTTTAAGGCGAATAAAAACTTCGGAAAGGCGTTAAGCGGCGCGAAATAAGAATGGACGTTGTACCAGCCATAGCCGGCAAAATTCTCGTCCCCGCCGTCGCCGGAGAGCGCGACGGTTACGAACTCCCTCGACAATTTTGCCAAATAATAAGTCGGGATACAAGATGCGTCCGCAAACGGCTCGCCGTAGTGAGAAATCAATTCCGGCAGGATCTCCGCCGCTTCAGGTTTTACGATGAATTCGCGGTGCTCTGTATTAAAGCGTTTTGCGATAAGGCGGGCGTATTCTAACTCGGAAAAATC
Protein-coding sequences here:
- a CDS encoding class I SAM-dependent methyltransferase produces the protein MPDNSRKQEILAKESPDFLSYSRLYFWWKKNRVICDIVRRELKSRNIKDILDLGCGMGDDIFCLDSKYGAEYGLTFSGVDKNAEKIEFCEARKDFRGDGNVRFSVGDVTKLELKDSSCDLVICSEVIEHLTRPLDAIKEIKRVLKNNGVAVISTPNESNPMMKVRRSLWFLKSPKAEIVDTSDAGHISVSGLNDWVGVFRGEGFKIEKICRGSLLFGGHQIDPHRALFLFVLFFDMVLDLLPFGKNWSENIIFCLRKR
- the asnB gene encoding asparagine synthase (glutamine-hydrolyzing); protein product: MCGICGILDFNRSGSVEPSSIKRMCDELRHRGPDDEGLYSNGRIGLGVRRLSVIDLVTGHQPVHNEDKNIWVVMNGEIYNFRDLRDGLEGKGHKFYTKSDTEVLVHLYEEYAENCVQHLRGMYAFAIWDERRDKLVLARDRVGKKPLCYRLENGRLVFGSEIKSILAVSETSPRMDLEALDLYLTYKYIPAPRTIFQGVRKLPPASILVWEDGKMTVNEYWDLKFTPKGDFTEAGWKKQIMDRLREAVKIRLASDVPLGVLLSGGIDSSAVTALASQLSGRPVKTFSVGFEEADFSELEYARLIAKRFNTEHREFIVKPEAAEILPELISHYGEPFADASCIPTYYLAKLSREFVTVALSGDGGDENFAGYGWYNVHSYFAPLNAFPKFLFALNDSLFKTMGFARSGSVLLRRLEKAMKYGRLGPVQRYGEWVSYFNEELKSQLYNERLKKGSRKEREYDLLLECLKGAGDLGVLDKNLYVDIKNYLPGDLLVKMDIASMANSLEVRSPFLDHKFLEFTATIPAGLKLKRGEGKYIFKKAMEGLLPEEILNRKKQGFSVPLKKWIGKDLSGFIERTLLSKESAAGEYFNTGFIKQMLTDHRNGRVNYAGHLWALSNFEIWHKIFIEKKDYAG